The following coding sequences are from one Solea solea chromosome 4, fSolSol10.1, whole genome shotgun sequence window:
- the picalma gene encoding phosphatidylinositol binding clathrin assembly protein a isoform X10, giving the protein MSGQSITDRITAAQHSVTGSAITKTVCKATTHEIMGPKKKHLDYLIQCTNEMNVNIPQLADTLFERTANTSWVVVFKSLTTTHHLMVYGNERFIQYLASRNTLFNLSNFLDKSGLQGYDMSTFIRRYSRYLNEKAVSYRQVAFDFTKVKRGSDGLMRTMNTEKLLKTIPIIQNQMDVLLDFNVNANELTNGVINAAFMLLFKDAIRLFAAYNEGIINLLEKYFDMKKVQCKDGLDIYKKFLTRMTRISEFLKVAEQVGIDRGDIPDLSQFTVCAPSSLLDALEQHLASLEGKKVKDSTAASRASTLSNAVSSLANTGISFTKVDEREKQAALEEEQARLKALKEQRVMELQKNPALATTDSSPVSTVGGTINSTPAIDLFSTPSSTNSASKAANDLLDLQPAFQQPLPLSTANSWGDPFTYAAEAVEESTPISNPFITPPPVVDAVQLSVASSDANGLSSRTPSHEVFAGFTASPTQQQPPQDSRGLNVDFDSVFGNNTNANNLDSTDVLGGILKPTVASSPNQCMTLNGQQANRLVSNDLDSSLANLVGNLGIGNGTAKNDLHWSQPGEKKLTGGNNWQPKTAPSTTWNPATMAPSVMAFPATTPTGMMTYGMPPHMGSMMMTQPTVMYTQPVMRPPNPFGPNPGAQSPTISSPSSLSPLRAPGKDPFAHLFLQNFL; this is encoded by the exons ATGTCTGGACAGAGCATTACAGACAGGATAACCGCCGCACAGCACAGTGTCACCGGCTCGGCGATAACCAAAACGGTGTGCAAGGCGACCACTCATGAAATAATGGGaccaaaaaagaaacacttggATT aCTTAATTCAGTGCACGAATGAGATGAATGTGAACATCCCTCAGTTGGCTGACACACTGTTTGAGAGGACCGCCAACACCAGCTGGGTGGTTGTCTTCAAGTCCCTCACCACCACACACCATCTGATGGTCTATGGCAATGAG aGGTTTATACAGTATCTGGCTTCAAGGAACACACTATTCAACCTCAGCAATTTTTTGGACAAAAGTGGCTTACAAG GCTACGACATGTCAACGTTCATAAGGAGGTATAGCCGCTACCTGAATGAGAAGGCGGTGTCCTACAGACAAGTCGCTTTTGACTTTACTAAAGTGAAAAGAGG GTCTGATGGATTGATGAGAACCATGAACACTGAAAAGCTCCTGAAGACCATCCCTATTATCCAAAATCAGATGGATGTGTTACTTGATTTCAAC GTCAATGCCAATGAACTGACAAATGGTGTTATCAATGCAGCCTTCATGCTTCTGTTCAAAGATGCCATCCGGCTGTTTGCAGCCTACAATGAAGGCATAATCAATCTCCTGG AGAAGTACTTTGACATGAAGAAAGTGCAGTGCAAGGATGGACTGGACATCTACAAGAAATTCCTTACACGAATGACAAGGATATCGGAGTTCCTCAAAGTCGCAGAG CAAGTGGGGATCGATCGAGGTGACATCCCAGATCTGTCTCAG tttacagtgtgt GCCCCCAGCAGCCTGCTAGACGCCCTGGAACAACACTTGGCCTCTTTAGAGGGAAAGAAAGTCAAAGACTCGACAGCAGCCAGCAG GGCCAGCACCCTCTCCAATGCAGTATCTTCTCTGGCCAACACCGGCATATCTTTCACCAAAGTGGACgagagggaaaaacaagcaGCGCTGGAGGAAGAGCAGGCTCGTCTAAAAGCACTCAAG gaGCAGCGTGTTATGGAGCTCCAGAAGAATCCTGCTCTAGCGACTACAGACTCCTCCCCAGTCTCCACAGTGGGTGGAACCATTAACTCAACTCCTGCCATTGACCTCTTCTCCACACCGAGCTCTACCAACAG TGCATCCAAAGCAGCCAATGACCTTTTGGACCTGCAGCCAGCTTTCCAGCAGCCGCTGCCTCTCTCCACTGCCAACTCATGGGGAG ATCCTTTCACCTATGCTGCAGAAGCTGTGGAGGAATCCACTCCAATCTCAAACCCTTTCATCACACCACCACCTGTTGTCGATGCTGTCCAGCTGTCCGTGGCGTCCTCGGACGCTAACGGTCTGTCCTCTAGGACACCGAGCCACGAAGTGTTCG CAGGGTTCACGGCCTCCCCcacgcagcagcagccaccacaGGACTCTCGGGGCCTTAACGTCGATTTTGACTCCGTATTTGGCAACAACACTAATGCCAACAACCTGGATtccacag ATGTTTTAGGTGGCATCCTTAAACCTACAGTGGCATCCTCACCCAATCAGTGCATGACCCTGAACGGTCAGCAGGCCAACAGACTTGTGTCCAATGACCTGGACTCTTCACTGGCCAATCTGGTCGGCA ATCTGGGAATTGGCAACGGCACAGCAAAGAA TGATCTTCACTGGAGTCAGCCGGGTGAGAAGAAGCTGACGGGTGGAAACAACTGGCAGCCCAAGACGGCGCCTTCCACCACCTGGAACCCCGCAACTATG GCTCCATCTGTCATGGCCTTCCCTGCAACCACACCCACAGGCATGATGACATATGGAATG CCTCCCCACATGGGCTCCATGATGATGACTCAGCCCACTGTGATGTACACTCAGCCTGTGATGAGGCCACCCAACCCCTTCGGCCCCAATCCAGGCGCACAG TCACCCACTATTTCCAGTCCGTCCAGTCTCAGCCCTCTCAGAGCGCCAGGGAAGGATCCCTTTGCACATCTCTTTCTACAGAATTTTTTATAG
- the picalma gene encoding phosphatidylinositol binding clathrin assembly protein a isoform X9 — translation MSGQSITDRITAAQHSVTGSAITKTVCKATTHEIMGPKKKHLDYLIQCTNEMNVNIPQLADTLFERTANTSWVVVFKSLTTTHHLMVYGNERFIQYLASRNTLFNLSNFLDKSGLQGYDMSTFIRRYSRYLNEKAVSYRQVAFDFTKVKRGSDGLMRTMNTEKLLKTIPIIQNQMDVLLDFNVNANELTNGVINAAFMLLFKDAIRLFAAYNEGIINLLEKYFDMKKVQCKDGLDIYKKFLTRMTRISEFLKVAEQVGIDRGDIPDLSQFTVCAPSSLLDALEQHLASLEGKKVKDSTAASRASTLSNAVSSLANTGISFTKVDEREKQAALEEEQARLKALKEQRVMELQKNPALATTDSSPVSTVGGTINSTPAIDLFSTPSSTNSASKAANDLLDLQPAFQQPLPLSTANSWGDPFTYAAEAVEESTPISNPFITPPPVVDAVQLSVASSDANGLSSRTPSHEVFDSFCGPSPYTTLFQSEPPAVAGLFRGFTASPTQQQPPQDSRGLNVDFDSVFGNNTNANNLDSTDVLGGILKPTVASSPNQCMTLNGQQANRLVSNDLDSSLANLVGNLGIGNGTAKNDLHWSQPGEKKLTGGNNWQPKTAPSTTWNPATMAPSVMAFPATTPTGMMTYGMPPHMGSMMMTQPTVMYTQPVMRPPNPFGPNPGAQSPTISSPSSLSPLRAPGKDPFAHLFLQNFL, via the exons ATGTCTGGACAGAGCATTACAGACAGGATAACCGCCGCACAGCACAGTGTCACCGGCTCGGCGATAACCAAAACGGTGTGCAAGGCGACCACTCATGAAATAATGGGaccaaaaaagaaacacttggATT aCTTAATTCAGTGCACGAATGAGATGAATGTGAACATCCCTCAGTTGGCTGACACACTGTTTGAGAGGACCGCCAACACCAGCTGGGTGGTTGTCTTCAAGTCCCTCACCACCACACACCATCTGATGGTCTATGGCAATGAG aGGTTTATACAGTATCTGGCTTCAAGGAACACACTATTCAACCTCAGCAATTTTTTGGACAAAAGTGGCTTACAAG GCTACGACATGTCAACGTTCATAAGGAGGTATAGCCGCTACCTGAATGAGAAGGCGGTGTCCTACAGACAAGTCGCTTTTGACTTTACTAAAGTGAAAAGAGG GTCTGATGGATTGATGAGAACCATGAACACTGAAAAGCTCCTGAAGACCATCCCTATTATCCAAAATCAGATGGATGTGTTACTTGATTTCAAC GTCAATGCCAATGAACTGACAAATGGTGTTATCAATGCAGCCTTCATGCTTCTGTTCAAAGATGCCATCCGGCTGTTTGCAGCCTACAATGAAGGCATAATCAATCTCCTGG AGAAGTACTTTGACATGAAGAAAGTGCAGTGCAAGGATGGACTGGACATCTACAAGAAATTCCTTACACGAATGACAAGGATATCGGAGTTCCTCAAAGTCGCAGAG CAAGTGGGGATCGATCGAGGTGACATCCCAGATCTGTCTCAG tttacagtgtgt GCCCCCAGCAGCCTGCTAGACGCCCTGGAACAACACTTGGCCTCTTTAGAGGGAAAGAAAGTCAAAGACTCGACAGCAGCCAGCAG GGCCAGCACCCTCTCCAATGCAGTATCTTCTCTGGCCAACACCGGCATATCTTTCACCAAAGTGGACgagagggaaaaacaagcaGCGCTGGAGGAAGAGCAGGCTCGTCTAAAAGCACTCAAG gaGCAGCGTGTTATGGAGCTCCAGAAGAATCCTGCTCTAGCGACTACAGACTCCTCCCCAGTCTCCACAGTGGGTGGAACCATTAACTCAACTCCTGCCATTGACCTCTTCTCCACACCGAGCTCTACCAACAG TGCATCCAAAGCAGCCAATGACCTTTTGGACCTGCAGCCAGCTTTCCAGCAGCCGCTGCCTCTCTCCACTGCCAACTCATGGGGAG ATCCTTTCACCTATGCTGCAGAAGCTGTGGAGGAATCCACTCCAATCTCAAACCCTTTCATCACACCACCACCTGTTGTCGATGCTGTCCAGCTGTCCGTGGCGTCCTCGGACGCTAACGGTCTGTCCTCTAGGACACCGAGCCACGAAGTGTTCG ACTCCTTCTGTGGGCCAAGCCCTTACACCACCCTCTTCCAATCAGAGCCCCCTGCTGTAGCTGGTCTATTCAGAG GGTTCACGGCCTCCCCcacgcagcagcagccaccacaGGACTCTCGGGGCCTTAACGTCGATTTTGACTCCGTATTTGGCAACAACACTAATGCCAACAACCTGGATtccacag ATGTTTTAGGTGGCATCCTTAAACCTACAGTGGCATCCTCACCCAATCAGTGCATGACCCTGAACGGTCAGCAGGCCAACAGACTTGTGTCCAATGACCTGGACTCTTCACTGGCCAATCTGGTCGGCA ATCTGGGAATTGGCAACGGCACAGCAAAGAA TGATCTTCACTGGAGTCAGCCGGGTGAGAAGAAGCTGACGGGTGGAAACAACTGGCAGCCCAAGACGGCGCCTTCCACCACCTGGAACCCCGCAACTATG GCTCCATCTGTCATGGCCTTCCCTGCAACCACACCCACAGGCATGATGACATATGGAATG CCTCCCCACATGGGCTCCATGATGATGACTCAGCCCACTGTGATGTACACTCAGCCTGTGATGAGGCCACCCAACCCCTTCGGCCCCAATCCAGGCGCACAG TCACCCACTATTTCCAGTCCGTCCAGTCTCAGCCCTCTCAGAGCGCCAGGGAAGGATCCCTTTGCACATCTCTTTCTACAGAATTTTTTATAG
- the picalma gene encoding phosphatidylinositol binding clathrin assembly protein a isoform X19: MSGQSITDRITAAQHSVTGSAITKTVCKATTHEIMGPKKKHLDYLIQCTNEMNVNIPQLADTLFERTANTSWVVVFKSLTTTHHLMVYGNERFIQYLASRNTLFNLSNFLDKSGLQGYDMSTFIRRYSRYLNEKAVSYRQVAFDFTKVKRGSDGLMRTMNTEKLLKTIPIIQNQMDVLLDFNVNANELTNGVINAAFMLLFKDAIRLFAAYNEGIINLLEKYFDMKKVQCKDGLDIYKKFLTRMTRISEFLKVAEQVGIDRGDIPDLSQFTVCAPSSLLDALEQHLASLEGKKVKDSTAASRASTLSNAVSSLANTGISFTKVDEREKQAALEEEQARLKALKEQRVMELQKNPALATTDSSPVSTVGGTINSTPAIDLFSTPSSTNSASKAANDLLDLQPAFQQPLPLSTANSWGAGFTASPTQQQPPQDSRGLNVDFDSVFGNNTNANNLDSTDVLGGILKPTVASSPNQCMTLNGQQANRLVSNDLDSSLANLVGNLGIGNGTAKNDLHWSQPGEKKLTGGNNWQPKTAPSTTWNPATMAPSVMAFPATTPTGMMTYGMPPHMGSMMMTQPTVMYTQPVMRPPNPFGPNPGAQSPTISSPSSLSPLRAPGKDPFAHLFLQNFL, translated from the exons ATGTCTGGACAGAGCATTACAGACAGGATAACCGCCGCACAGCACAGTGTCACCGGCTCGGCGATAACCAAAACGGTGTGCAAGGCGACCACTCATGAAATAATGGGaccaaaaaagaaacacttggATT aCTTAATTCAGTGCACGAATGAGATGAATGTGAACATCCCTCAGTTGGCTGACACACTGTTTGAGAGGACCGCCAACACCAGCTGGGTGGTTGTCTTCAAGTCCCTCACCACCACACACCATCTGATGGTCTATGGCAATGAG aGGTTTATACAGTATCTGGCTTCAAGGAACACACTATTCAACCTCAGCAATTTTTTGGACAAAAGTGGCTTACAAG GCTACGACATGTCAACGTTCATAAGGAGGTATAGCCGCTACCTGAATGAGAAGGCGGTGTCCTACAGACAAGTCGCTTTTGACTTTACTAAAGTGAAAAGAGG GTCTGATGGATTGATGAGAACCATGAACACTGAAAAGCTCCTGAAGACCATCCCTATTATCCAAAATCAGATGGATGTGTTACTTGATTTCAAC GTCAATGCCAATGAACTGACAAATGGTGTTATCAATGCAGCCTTCATGCTTCTGTTCAAAGATGCCATCCGGCTGTTTGCAGCCTACAATGAAGGCATAATCAATCTCCTGG AGAAGTACTTTGACATGAAGAAAGTGCAGTGCAAGGATGGACTGGACATCTACAAGAAATTCCTTACACGAATGACAAGGATATCGGAGTTCCTCAAAGTCGCAGAG CAAGTGGGGATCGATCGAGGTGACATCCCAGATCTGTCTCAG tttacagtgtgt GCCCCCAGCAGCCTGCTAGACGCCCTGGAACAACACTTGGCCTCTTTAGAGGGAAAGAAAGTCAAAGACTCGACAGCAGCCAGCAG GGCCAGCACCCTCTCCAATGCAGTATCTTCTCTGGCCAACACCGGCATATCTTTCACCAAAGTGGACgagagggaaaaacaagcaGCGCTGGAGGAAGAGCAGGCTCGTCTAAAAGCACTCAAG gaGCAGCGTGTTATGGAGCTCCAGAAGAATCCTGCTCTAGCGACTACAGACTCCTCCCCAGTCTCCACAGTGGGTGGAACCATTAACTCAACTCCTGCCATTGACCTCTTCTCCACACCGAGCTCTACCAACAG TGCATCCAAAGCAGCCAATGACCTTTTGGACCTGCAGCCAGCTTTCCAGCAGCCGCTGCCTCTCTCCACTGCCAACTCATGGGGAG CAGGGTTCACGGCCTCCCCcacgcagcagcagccaccacaGGACTCTCGGGGCCTTAACGTCGATTTTGACTCCGTATTTGGCAACAACACTAATGCCAACAACCTGGATtccacag ATGTTTTAGGTGGCATCCTTAAACCTACAGTGGCATCCTCACCCAATCAGTGCATGACCCTGAACGGTCAGCAGGCCAACAGACTTGTGTCCAATGACCTGGACTCTTCACTGGCCAATCTGGTCGGCA ATCTGGGAATTGGCAACGGCACAGCAAAGAA TGATCTTCACTGGAGTCAGCCGGGTGAGAAGAAGCTGACGGGTGGAAACAACTGGCAGCCCAAGACGGCGCCTTCCACCACCTGGAACCCCGCAACTATG GCTCCATCTGTCATGGCCTTCCCTGCAACCACACCCACAGGCATGATGACATATGGAATG CCTCCCCACATGGGCTCCATGATGATGACTCAGCCCACTGTGATGTACACTCAGCCTGTGATGAGGCCACCCAACCCCTTCGGCCCCAATCCAGGCGCACAG TCACCCACTATTTCCAGTCCGTCCAGTCTCAGCCCTCTCAGAGCGCCAGGGAAGGATCCCTTTGCACATCTCTTTCTACAGAATTTTTTATAG
- the picalma gene encoding phosphatidylinositol binding clathrin assembly protein a isoform X15 — protein sequence MSGQSITDRITAAQHSVTGSAITKTVCKATTHEIMGPKKKHLDYLIQCTNEMNVNIPQLADTLFERTANTSWVVVFKSLTTTHHLMVYGNERFIQYLASRNTLFNLSNFLDKSGLQGYDMSTFIRRYSRYLNEKAVSYRQVAFDFTKVKRGSDGLMRTMNTEKLLKTIPIIQNQMDVLLDFNVNANELTNGVINAAFMLLFKDAIRLFAAYNEGIINLLEKYFDMKKVQCKDGLDIYKKFLTRMTRISEFLKVAEQVGIDRGDIPDLSQFTVCAPSSLLDALEQHLASLEGKKVKDSTAASRASTLSNAVSSLANTGISFTKVDEREKQAALEEEQARLKALKEQRVMELQKNPALATTDSSPVSTVGGTINSTPAIDLFSTPSSTNSASKAANDLLDLQPAFQQPLPLSTANSWGDPFTYAAEAVEESTPISNPFITPPPVVDAVQLSVASSDANGLSSRTPSHEVFGFTASPTQQQPPQDSRGLNVDFDSVFGNNTNANNLDSTVASSPNQCMTLNGQQANRLVSNDLDSSLANLVGNLGIGNGTAKNDLHWSQPGEKKLTGGNNWQPKTAPSTTWNPATMAPSVMAFPATTPTGMMTYGMPPHMGSMMMTQPTVMYTQPVMRPPNPFGPNPGAQSPTISSPSSLSPLRAPGKDPFAHLFLQNFL from the exons ATGTCTGGACAGAGCATTACAGACAGGATAACCGCCGCACAGCACAGTGTCACCGGCTCGGCGATAACCAAAACGGTGTGCAAGGCGACCACTCATGAAATAATGGGaccaaaaaagaaacacttggATT aCTTAATTCAGTGCACGAATGAGATGAATGTGAACATCCCTCAGTTGGCTGACACACTGTTTGAGAGGACCGCCAACACCAGCTGGGTGGTTGTCTTCAAGTCCCTCACCACCACACACCATCTGATGGTCTATGGCAATGAG aGGTTTATACAGTATCTGGCTTCAAGGAACACACTATTCAACCTCAGCAATTTTTTGGACAAAAGTGGCTTACAAG GCTACGACATGTCAACGTTCATAAGGAGGTATAGCCGCTACCTGAATGAGAAGGCGGTGTCCTACAGACAAGTCGCTTTTGACTTTACTAAAGTGAAAAGAGG GTCTGATGGATTGATGAGAACCATGAACACTGAAAAGCTCCTGAAGACCATCCCTATTATCCAAAATCAGATGGATGTGTTACTTGATTTCAAC GTCAATGCCAATGAACTGACAAATGGTGTTATCAATGCAGCCTTCATGCTTCTGTTCAAAGATGCCATCCGGCTGTTTGCAGCCTACAATGAAGGCATAATCAATCTCCTGG AGAAGTACTTTGACATGAAGAAAGTGCAGTGCAAGGATGGACTGGACATCTACAAGAAATTCCTTACACGAATGACAAGGATATCGGAGTTCCTCAAAGTCGCAGAG CAAGTGGGGATCGATCGAGGTGACATCCCAGATCTGTCTCAG tttacagtgtgt GCCCCCAGCAGCCTGCTAGACGCCCTGGAACAACACTTGGCCTCTTTAGAGGGAAAGAAAGTCAAAGACTCGACAGCAGCCAGCAG GGCCAGCACCCTCTCCAATGCAGTATCTTCTCTGGCCAACACCGGCATATCTTTCACCAAAGTGGACgagagggaaaaacaagcaGCGCTGGAGGAAGAGCAGGCTCGTCTAAAAGCACTCAAG gaGCAGCGTGTTATGGAGCTCCAGAAGAATCCTGCTCTAGCGACTACAGACTCCTCCCCAGTCTCCACAGTGGGTGGAACCATTAACTCAACTCCTGCCATTGACCTCTTCTCCACACCGAGCTCTACCAACAG TGCATCCAAAGCAGCCAATGACCTTTTGGACCTGCAGCCAGCTTTCCAGCAGCCGCTGCCTCTCTCCACTGCCAACTCATGGGGAG ATCCTTTCACCTATGCTGCAGAAGCTGTGGAGGAATCCACTCCAATCTCAAACCCTTTCATCACACCACCACCTGTTGTCGATGCTGTCCAGCTGTCCGTGGCGTCCTCGGACGCTAACGGTCTGTCCTCTAGGACACCGAGCCACGAAGTGTTCG GGTTCACGGCCTCCCCcacgcagcagcagccaccacaGGACTCTCGGGGCCTTAACGTCGATTTTGACTCCGTATTTGGCAACAACACTAATGCCAACAACCTGGATtccacag TGGCATCCTCACCCAATCAGTGCATGACCCTGAACGGTCAGCAGGCCAACAGACTTGTGTCCAATGACCTGGACTCTTCACTGGCCAATCTGGTCGGCA ATCTGGGAATTGGCAACGGCACAGCAAAGAA TGATCTTCACTGGAGTCAGCCGGGTGAGAAGAAGCTGACGGGTGGAAACAACTGGCAGCCCAAGACGGCGCCTTCCACCACCTGGAACCCCGCAACTATG GCTCCATCTGTCATGGCCTTCCCTGCAACCACACCCACAGGCATGATGACATATGGAATG CCTCCCCACATGGGCTCCATGATGATGACTCAGCCCACTGTGATGTACACTCAGCCTGTGATGAGGCCACCCAACCCCTTCGGCCCCAATCCAGGCGCACAG TCACCCACTATTTCCAGTCCGTCCAGTCTCAGCCCTCTCAGAGCGCCAGGGAAGGATCCCTTTGCACATCTCTTTCTACAGAATTTTTTATAG
- the picalma gene encoding phosphatidylinositol binding clathrin assembly protein a isoform X17 produces the protein MSGQSITDRITAAQHSVTGSAITKTVCKATTHEIMGPKKKHLDYLIQCTNEMNVNIPQLADTLFERTANTSWVVVFKSLTTTHHLMVYGNERFIQYLASRNTLFNLSNFLDKSGLQGYDMSTFIRRYSRYLNEKAVSYRQVAFDFTKVKRGSDGLMRTMNTEKLLKTIPIIQNQMDVLLDFNVNANELTNGVINAAFMLLFKDAIRLFAAYNEGIINLLEKYFDMKKVQCKDGLDIYKKFLTRMTRISEFLKVAEQVGIDRGDIPDLSQFTVCAPSSLLDALEQHLASLEGKKVKDSTAASRASTLSNAVSSLANTGISFTKVDEREKQAALEEEQARLKALKEQRVMELQKNPALATTDSSPVSTVGGTINSTPAIDLFSTPSSTNSASKAANDLLDLQPAFQQPLPLSTANSWGDSFCGPSPYTTLFQSEPPAVAGLFRGFTASPTQQQPPQDSRGLNVDFDSVFGNNTNANNLDSTDVLGGILKPTVASSPNQCMTLNGQQANRLVSNDLDSSLANLVGNLGIGNGTAKNDLHWSQPGEKKLTGGNNWQPKTAPSTTWNPATMAPSVMAFPATTPTGMMTYGMPPHMGSMMMTQPTVMYTQPVMRPPNPFGPNPGAQSPTISSPSSLSPLRAPGKDPFAHLFLQNFL, from the exons ATGTCTGGACAGAGCATTACAGACAGGATAACCGCCGCACAGCACAGTGTCACCGGCTCGGCGATAACCAAAACGGTGTGCAAGGCGACCACTCATGAAATAATGGGaccaaaaaagaaacacttggATT aCTTAATTCAGTGCACGAATGAGATGAATGTGAACATCCCTCAGTTGGCTGACACACTGTTTGAGAGGACCGCCAACACCAGCTGGGTGGTTGTCTTCAAGTCCCTCACCACCACACACCATCTGATGGTCTATGGCAATGAG aGGTTTATACAGTATCTGGCTTCAAGGAACACACTATTCAACCTCAGCAATTTTTTGGACAAAAGTGGCTTACAAG GCTACGACATGTCAACGTTCATAAGGAGGTATAGCCGCTACCTGAATGAGAAGGCGGTGTCCTACAGACAAGTCGCTTTTGACTTTACTAAAGTGAAAAGAGG GTCTGATGGATTGATGAGAACCATGAACACTGAAAAGCTCCTGAAGACCATCCCTATTATCCAAAATCAGATGGATGTGTTACTTGATTTCAAC GTCAATGCCAATGAACTGACAAATGGTGTTATCAATGCAGCCTTCATGCTTCTGTTCAAAGATGCCATCCGGCTGTTTGCAGCCTACAATGAAGGCATAATCAATCTCCTGG AGAAGTACTTTGACATGAAGAAAGTGCAGTGCAAGGATGGACTGGACATCTACAAGAAATTCCTTACACGAATGACAAGGATATCGGAGTTCCTCAAAGTCGCAGAG CAAGTGGGGATCGATCGAGGTGACATCCCAGATCTGTCTCAG tttacagtgtgt GCCCCCAGCAGCCTGCTAGACGCCCTGGAACAACACTTGGCCTCTTTAGAGGGAAAGAAAGTCAAAGACTCGACAGCAGCCAGCAG GGCCAGCACCCTCTCCAATGCAGTATCTTCTCTGGCCAACACCGGCATATCTTTCACCAAAGTGGACgagagggaaaaacaagcaGCGCTGGAGGAAGAGCAGGCTCGTCTAAAAGCACTCAAG gaGCAGCGTGTTATGGAGCTCCAGAAGAATCCTGCTCTAGCGACTACAGACTCCTCCCCAGTCTCCACAGTGGGTGGAACCATTAACTCAACTCCTGCCATTGACCTCTTCTCCACACCGAGCTCTACCAACAG TGCATCCAAAGCAGCCAATGACCTTTTGGACCTGCAGCCAGCTTTCCAGCAGCCGCTGCCTCTCTCCACTGCCAACTCATGGGGAG ACTCCTTCTGTGGGCCAAGCCCTTACACCACCCTCTTCCAATCAGAGCCCCCTGCTGTAGCTGGTCTATTCAGAG GGTTCACGGCCTCCCCcacgcagcagcagccaccacaGGACTCTCGGGGCCTTAACGTCGATTTTGACTCCGTATTTGGCAACAACACTAATGCCAACAACCTGGATtccacag ATGTTTTAGGTGGCATCCTTAAACCTACAGTGGCATCCTCACCCAATCAGTGCATGACCCTGAACGGTCAGCAGGCCAACAGACTTGTGTCCAATGACCTGGACTCTTCACTGGCCAATCTGGTCGGCA ATCTGGGAATTGGCAACGGCACAGCAAAGAA TGATCTTCACTGGAGTCAGCCGGGTGAGAAGAAGCTGACGGGTGGAAACAACTGGCAGCCCAAGACGGCGCCTTCCACCACCTGGAACCCCGCAACTATG GCTCCATCTGTCATGGCCTTCCCTGCAACCACACCCACAGGCATGATGACATATGGAATG CCTCCCCACATGGGCTCCATGATGATGACTCAGCCCACTGTGATGTACACTCAGCCTGTGATGAGGCCACCCAACCCCTTCGGCCCCAATCCAGGCGCACAG TCACCCACTATTTCCAGTCCGTCCAGTCTCAGCCCTCTCAGAGCGCCAGGGAAGGATCCCTTTGCACATCTCTTTCTACAGAATTTTTTATAG